GAAAAAACGTGTGCTTCAATCGATTGACACGATTGAAATAGAAATTGAACAACTTAACCAAAAATTATTGAGTACTTCTGATGTAAAGGCAGCAACAGAACATGAATTTGAATTAAGAAAGAAACTACCAGAAAAAAGAGAGATTAGTTCGCTTTTAATGTCTCTACAAGAGATTGAACTTGTGAGCGAAGCGAAAATAAATGAAATCATATTTCATGATTACGATGCGCTCGTTTCACAATCTGGACTTGTTGAAGATGTAGATTCAGAAGAGGAAAATGAAAAAGATAAAATGGATGACGAAAAGGGGGAAATACCTGTAACTAATATTGATATTGCAGCTTTGCCTAAGCAATTAAAACTGCTTACGCTTCAGATGGATGTCGATGTGAAAGATAAAGCGCATTTACTTCATTTTATTCAGGAAATTGAGGCACTTGAACGGGTTATTCGTGTAGACGATATTCGATTTACGCTAGACGGGGAGGCAGATCTGGCTGTCAAAGAACCGGATGAAACCATTAATATAATGCTTCAGATTACAACATTTTACTCGGAAGTCGAGGCTAATTAAATGGAATTATTAATTGGTGTTCTGTTTTTTATTTACGGCTTAATCTTCGGCTCATTTTTTAATGTTGTTGGGTTGCGTGTTCCCAAAAAAGCGTCGATTTCTTTTCCGCCTTCGCATTGTACAGCATGTGAAAGAAGGCTAGGCGTTCTGGATTTAGTGCCAGTTTTTTCATATTTATTTTTAAAGGGACGATGTAGAACCTGCTCCGCAAAAATTAGTCCTATTTATCCGTTTATGGAATTGATGACCGGAATACTTTTTGCGTTAGCATACGGTATGCTCGGGTTAAGTTTAGAGTTGATTGTCGCGATTGTCTTTATTTCACTACTGATCATCATTACCGTAACTGATCTTGCGTACATGCTCATTCCGAATAAAATTCTTTTTCCTTTTGGTATTGTCCTATTCTTGTTACGTTTCATTTCGCCATTAACGCCTTGGTGGAGTAGTATCGTAGGGGCTGTCATTGGATTTGGTGTATTGCTGGTCATTGCTGTTATTTCAAAGGGAGGGATGGGAGGCGGCGATATAAAGTTATTTCTCGTTATTGGTCTAGTCATCGGACCAGTGCAGACATTGCTTACTTTATTTATCGCTTCTTTAATCGGTACAATTGTCGGCTTTATTTTCTTAAAGAGAACGAAACAAGGGCGAAAAACGCCAATTCCATTTGGGCCTTCTATCTCGGCAGCAGCCGTGATTGTTTATTTTTGGGGTTCATTTATTGTCGATTGGTATGGGAAGCTGTTTGTATAAGTCGAGAAGTTTATAGAGACGGCCGACAAGTGTCTTGTTTTTTTTCAGTTCGATTCTGCTACTGTTAAGAAAACGGGGTGGTAGAGATGAAATTTGGAAAAAGATACTCGAATATTACAGTATTCATGGCGATGCTTCACGGTGTCATTATTGGCATTGCAGCCATTGCGGTTGTCGGGATTATTTTTGTCGGCGCGGAAGGGAATCGGACAGTCGATAAAATCGAAAACGAAATTCCTGCATCTGGACCTGCCGAAGATAAGGAGAATGATACTTCAGCTAATAAAACGACAGGATCACTTGCACTTTATGCGAAGCAACATGGTGCTTTTACAACTTCGGTGTCCGCTGCAACTTTTATCGCCGAGGATCCGTCTTTATCTACGGCAGCAATTATTCAATCAGACGGACAATATTTTGTTTGGTCTGCTGTTGGCTTATCAGAAGTAGAAATTGAAGGGATTCTTGAGGAAGGCACGTATAAGAAAGAGTTTTCTATTAATCCGACTTCTTGTGATATGGTTCATACAACAAATCTCTGGGAAGTACTAGAGGCAGACGATATCGCGAAAATAAAACAATTGGCTTCGAAAAATGATGACGAAAAAGCAAAGGAATTAGCTCGTCATATCGATACGATTACTGCATTTACCAACGATTTGAAGGTGATTCGACTACACTTACTGTCCAAATATGCGAATACAAATGACTGTGTGAAAATTTCGTTTTGAATTGATTTTTCAAGCCAAATTGCCGTTATTCGTTATTTGGTACAATTTTCAAAACCTTCCTGAGTGGTTACAATAAAAAGTAGGGAGGGATATTGATGAAGTTTTTAGCGAATCAACCGATCATTTTAGCTTCAGAATCACCGAGGCGGAAAGAATTGCTGCAGAAATTGGGGATTCCTTTTCAAACGATGAAAAGTAATGTTGTAGAGAATGTCGAATCTACCCCATCTAGTGTCAACAGGTACGTGACAGAATTAGCGATTGAAAAAGCAAAAGCGATTGCCAAACATCATGTGGAAAAAGCGGTCATTGGTGCGGATACGATTGTTAGTTTTAATGGAAAGGTTTTTCCTAAACCGAAAGATAAAGAACAGGCAAAGCAGTTCTTACAAACGCTTTCTGGACAAACCCACTTAGTCATTACAGCTGTTGCGATTATGTATGCTGGAGAAGCTCATTCCTTTTTTTCGGAGACGAAAGTTACGTTTTATGAGCTAGATGATGCTATGATAGATGCTTATATTGAAACAGGTGATTGTTTTGATAAAGCGGGTGCTTACGGGATTCAATCAGGCGGTTTATTATTTGTGCAAGCATTAAGCGGAGATTATTACTCAGTAATGGGACTTCCTGTCGCACAACTTTCAAGAGTGTTACAAGACATTGGTGCTATCACACTAAAAAGGAGTGTGAAGGACGAATGAAACTGGATGAAAAGCCACAAATGATGATTCGAGATGTTCATCTTGCGGACAGGCCCCGAGAGCGATTGATTAGGCAAGGTGCGAGCAGTTTATCCAATCAAGAACTAATTGCGATATTATTAAGGACAGGTACAAAACAAGAGTCAGTCCTAACGTTAGCAAATCGCATCCTAACCTCTTTTGATAAAATACAAGACTTCCAATATGCAACACTTGAAGAATGTATGAAAGTGAAAGGGGTTGGACAAGCGAAGGCAGTTCAACTCCTAGCAGCTGTAGAGCTTGGAAAAAGAGTGAATCGGAAGGACTCTCGAGAGCGATATGTCATTCGTTCACCAGAGGATGCTGCAAACTATTTAATGACGGATATGGCGTCTTTGCAACAGGAGCACTTTGTTGCTTTATTTTTAAATGTTAAAAATGAAGTACTACATAAGGAAACGATTTTTATTGGCTCATTAAACGCTTCGATTGTTCATCCAAGGGAGCTATTTCGTGAAGCGGTAAAACGTTCCGCGGCTTCCATTATTTGTGCGCATAATCATCCTTCCGGCAATCCCGCGCCATCGCCTGAAGATATTGAAGTGACGAAGAGATTGGTGGCAGCAGGTGATATGATGGGGATAGATGTACTAGATCATCTGGTCATAGGGGACCATCAGTTCATAAGCCTTAAAGAAAAAGGGTACATGTGACACTATCACTTTCTTCGCCAATCCGCTATAATGTGGTATATTATTTAGTGAATACCGTAATAAACGGTTGAGAAGAAAGGAAGAACTTATTTTGTTTGGATTCGGTGCTAAAGATGTTGGAATTGATCTAGGTACAGCAAATACATTAGTGTTTATTAAGGGGAAAGGCATAGTATTAAGAGAGCCTTCCGTTGTTGCAAAAAATACGCATACAGGTGAAATTGTCGCAGTAGGAAGTGCTGCGAAAAATATGATAGGCCGTACACCAGGTTCAATTATTGCGACACGCCCAATGAAAGATGGCGTAATTGCTGATTTTGAAATTACGACTGCAATGATAGAGCATTATATGAAAGAAGCAATGAAAGCGTCAGGTGGCTCCTGGAAAAAGCCAAATGTGATGGTTTGTGTGCCTTATGGCATTACATCGGTTGAACAAAGAGCCGTAATCGATGCATCCCGTCAAGGTGGCGCTAAAGATGCGTATACGATTGAGGAGCCATTTGCAGCTGCAATCGGTGCAGGGCTACCAGTATGGGAGCCGACAGGAAGTATGGTCGTTGATATTGGTGGCGGTACAACAGAAGTCGCGGTTATTTCACTTGGCGGAATTGTTACAAGTGAGTCAATTCGTGTCGGCGGAGATACAATGGATAACGCAATTTCAGGGTATATCCGTAAAACGTATAACTTAACTATTGGTGAACGAACAGCAGAAGCGATTAAATTAGAAATTGGCTCTGCAAAAGTTGAGGAAGAAACAGAGAAAATGGAAATCCGTGGACGAGATTTATTGACAGGTTTACCGAAAACGATTGAAATTTCCTCAGACGAAATTGCAGGTGCTTTACGTGAATCTATTAGCCATATTATTGAAGGTGTGAAGAAAACATTAGAAACTACACCGCCAGAACTTTCTTCAGACGTGATGGAACGCGGTATCGTGTTAACAGGGGGCGGCGCATTATTACGTAGCCTCGACAAAGTCATTTCTGAAGAAACCAATATGCCAGTCTTCATCGCAGAAGAACCGCTAGATTCCGTAGCGATTGGAACAGGGAAAGCTTTAGATAATTTTGATATCATCAAAAAAATGCAAGCAAAATAACAAAAGCAAAGGGCGTCTAAGATATGATTTTGAAGATTTTTATATCAGCACGCGCTCGAGGTAATTAAGTGAAGAAAAAGGTTTGTGCCTCTGCCTATTTTGGGTGGGGGCTATCAAACCGTTGAAACCGGATAGTTAAGGGAGGATAATGGCAATGCCGCGATTTTTTTCAAATAAACGACTGATTTTATTGCTTGTAGGCGTGATTGTCCTCGTTGC
This window of the Sporosarcina pasteurii genome carries:
- a CDS encoding nucleoside triphosphate pyrophosphatase gives rise to the protein MKFLANQPIILASESPRRKELLQKLGIPFQTMKSNVVENVESTPSSVNRYVTELAIEKAKAIAKHHVEKAVIGADTIVSFNGKVFPKPKDKEQAKQFLQTLSGQTHLVITAVAIMYAGEAHSFFSETKVTFYELDDAMIDAYIETGDCFDKAGAYGIQSGGLLFVQALSGDYYSVMGLPVAQLSRVLQDIGAITLKRSVKDE
- a CDS encoding A24 family peptidase, with product MELLIGVLFFIYGLIFGSFFNVVGLRVPKKASISFPPSHCTACERRLGVLDLVPVFSYLFLKGRCRTCSAKISPIYPFMELMTGILFALAYGMLGLSLELIVAIVFISLLIIITVTDLAYMLIPNKILFPFGIVLFLLRFISPLTPWWSSIVGAVIGFGVLLVIAVISKGGMGGGDIKLFLVIGLVIGPVQTLLTLFIASLIGTIVGFIFLKRTKQGRKTPIPFGPSISAAAVIVYFWGSFIVDWYGKLFV
- a CDS encoding rod shape-determining protein, producing MFGFGAKDVGIDLGTANTLVFIKGKGIVLREPSVVAKNTHTGEIVAVGSAAKNMIGRTPGSIIATRPMKDGVIADFEITTAMIEHYMKEAMKASGGSWKKPNVMVCVPYGITSVEQRAVIDASRQGGAKDAYTIEEPFAAAIGAGLPVWEPTGSMVVDIGGGTTEVAVISLGGIVTSESIRVGGDTMDNAISGYIRKTYNLTIGERTAEAIKLEIGSAKVEEETEKMEIRGRDLLTGLPKTIEISSDEIAGALRESISHIIEGVKKTLETTPPELSSDVMERGIVLTGGGALLRSLDKVISEETNMPVFIAEEPLDSVAIGTGKALDNFDIIKKMQAK
- the radC gene encoding DNA repair protein RadC; translation: MKLDEKPQMMIRDVHLADRPRERLIRQGASSLSNQELIAILLRTGTKQESVLTLANRILTSFDKIQDFQYATLEECMKVKGVGQAKAVQLLAAVELGKRVNRKDSRERYVIRSPEDAANYLMTDMASLQQEHFVALFLNVKNEVLHKETIFIGSLNASIVHPRELFREAVKRSAASIICAHNHPSGNPAPSPEDIEVTKRLVAAGDMMGIDVLDHLVIGDHQFISLKEKGYM